One genomic window of Candidatus Pseudobacter hemicellulosilyticus includes the following:
- the hutU gene encoding urocanate hydratase, with amino-acid sequence MSTTYDPLLYKTPTGSQLTTKGWIQEAALRMLLNNLDPAVAERPEELIVYGGRGKAARNREALDNIIAALKDLNNDETLLIQSGKPVGILRTHPDAPRVLLSNSQLVPNWANWQHFDELEKKGLMMYGQMTAGSWIYIGSQGIVQGTYETYSAAAAKHFGGTLKGTLNVTAGLGGMGGAQPLAITMNEGVALVAEVERWRIVKRLETKYLDLLIDDIDEAIDRAMAAKSAGEALSIGVLCNAVHLLERLVERKIIPDTLTDQTSAHDPLIGYWPHELSYEAAKVLREADPDTYISHAYTSMARHVQLMLQLQQLGAITFDYGNNIRARAKEKGVANAFDFPGFVPAYIRPLFCEGKGPFRWAALSGDPADIAATDELIHQLFPENKSLQRWLQLAKEKIAFQGLPARICWLGQGEREKAGLAFNELVRTGKVKAPIVIGRDHLDTGSVASPNRETEAMLDGSDAVADWPLLNALVNTAGGASWVSLHHGGGVGMGYSIHAGMVIVADGTDAAAARLARVLRNDPGMGVIRHADAGYPTARETAKEFGLDITDRLHR; translated from the coding sequence ATGTCTACTACCTACGATCCGCTGTTATATAAAACACCTACCGGCAGTCAGCTCACTACCAAAGGCTGGATACAGGAAGCAGCCCTGCGCATGCTGCTCAATAACCTTGACCCTGCCGTAGCAGAAAGACCCGAAGAACTGATAGTGTATGGCGGTCGCGGTAAAGCCGCCCGCAACCGGGAAGCGCTGGACAATATCATTGCCGCCCTCAAAGACCTGAACAATGATGAGACCCTGCTGATCCAGAGCGGTAAGCCCGTAGGCATTTTGCGGACCCATCCCGATGCACCCAGGGTGCTGCTGTCCAATTCACAGCTGGTGCCCAACTGGGCCAACTGGCAGCATTTTGATGAGCTGGAGAAAAAAGGACTGATGATGTACGGGCAGATGACGGCCGGCTCCTGGATCTATATCGGCTCACAAGGCATTGTACAGGGTACTTATGAGACCTATTCCGCCGCCGCAGCCAAACATTTTGGCGGCACCCTCAAAGGCACGCTCAATGTTACTGCCGGCCTCGGCGGTATGGGCGGCGCCCAGCCGCTGGCCATCACCATGAATGAAGGCGTAGCACTGGTAGCCGAAGTAGAACGCTGGCGGATAGTCAAGAGACTGGAAACAAAATACCTGGACCTGCTGATCGACGATATTGATGAAGCCATCGACCGGGCTATGGCCGCTAAATCAGCCGGAGAGGCCCTGAGCATCGGCGTGCTGTGCAATGCCGTGCATTTGCTGGAAAGACTGGTGGAAAGAAAGATCATACCGGATACCCTGACCGACCAGACCTCCGCCCATGACCCGCTCATTGGCTACTGGCCGCATGAGCTGTCGTATGAAGCAGCCAAAGTCCTGCGCGAAGCAGACCCGGACACCTATATCAGCCATGCCTATACGTCTATGGCCCGCCATGTGCAGCTGATGCTGCAACTGCAGCAACTGGGCGCTATCACTTTTGACTATGGTAATAATATCCGCGCCCGCGCCAAAGAAAAAGGCGTTGCCAATGCCTTTGATTTTCCCGGTTTTGTTCCAGCCTATATCCGGCCACTATTCTGCGAAGGCAAAGGTCCTTTCCGTTGGGCCGCACTCAGCGGTGATCCCGCAGATATAGCCGCCACCGATGAACTGATCCACCAGCTATTCCCCGAAAATAAATCCCTGCAACGCTGGCTGCAGCTGGCCAAAGAAAAGATCGCCTTCCAGGGACTGCCCGCACGTATCTGCTGGCTGGGCCAGGGTGAACGCGAAAAAGCCGGGCTGGCCTTTAATGAACTGGTGCGCACCGGAAAGGTGAAAGCACCCATCGTGATTGGCCGGGACCACCTGGATACCGGCTCCGTAGCCTCGCCCAACCGGGAAACAGAAGCCATGCTGGATGGCAGTGATGCCGTGGCCGACTGGCCCCTGCTGAATGCCCTCGTAAATACTGCAGGCGGCGCCTCCTGGGTCAGCCTGCACCACGGCGGTGGAGTAGGGATGGGCTATAGCATCCATGCCGGTATGGTGATAGTAGCGGATGGAACGGACGCGGCGGCGGCGCGACTGGCACGAGTACTACGCAATGATCCCGGCATGGGCGTGATCCGGCATGCCGATGCCGGTTATCCAACCGCCCGGGAAACCGCGAAGGAATTTGGCCTTGATATAACAGACAGGCTTCACCGTTAG
- a CDS encoding bifunctional alpha,alpha-trehalose-phosphate synthase (UDP-forming)/trehalose-phosphatase, with amino-acid sequence MARLIIISNRLPFSVDRDGDQVSIRQSSGGLVSAIKSYFESGSGQDDFTEKIWMGVADFSKEDWESEVAPRMAKYDFTAIPLFVENNLYKDYYNGFANSVLWPLFHYFPSLADYQVNYYDAYTQVNRQFAETLVPQLRPDDTVWIHDYQLMLLPEMLRAQRPEATIGFFLHIPFPSYEILRLMPGEWKVSLMKGLMGADVVGFHTHDYVQHFIQSVKLLLGADNYFHNIQYHNRLVKADLFPIGIDYKKFHKAAFDAAVLELRKEVEKNFEGKKIIFSVDRLDYTKGLMDRLIGFEYFLNQYPEWQNKVIFILNVVPSRDEIQAYTERKKAIEEKIGTINGKFSSISWQPVIYRYNHLPFNELAALYQAADVALITPLRDGMNLVAKEYVASSVTQRGVLVLSELAGAASELNEAVIVNPTDIVDVGTAIQRALTMPVPEQKQRMALMQKRLSDYDVVKWVTDFLDQLNNVKKEQQKQQTKLLDDHIVDNIHRSYQQAAKRMLLLDYDGTLVPFARLPQEAMPTPALKELLGKLAADPKNDVVIISGRQADVLEAWLGDLPLTLVAEHGASFKMKGDVWQQPVPVSDQWKEEIRPVMAMFVSRCVGSFIEEKTNTIAWHYRNTHPDLGFSRSRELINNLSTMLQNTLLQVIDGNKVVEVRMQGFDKGIMAMRLVGEMNPDFVLCIGDDTTDEDMFKALGQSGFTIKVSNGPTAAQYTVLSQQNVLPLLNELTVPLTAQQYANS; translated from the coding sequence ATGGCGCGACTAATAATTATATCGAACCGATTACCATTTTCCGTTGACCGTGACGGCGACCAGGTCAGTATCCGGCAAAGCTCCGGTGGCCTGGTGTCCGCTATCAAGAGTTATTTTGAGAGCGGTTCCGGGCAGGACGATTTCACGGAAAAGATCTGGATGGGCGTAGCAGACTTCTCCAAAGAAGACTGGGAGTCTGAAGTGGCTCCCCGCATGGCGAAATACGATTTCACCGCTATCCCTTTATTTGTAGAAAATAATTTATATAAGGATTACTACAACGGCTTTGCCAATTCTGTACTCTGGCCACTGTTCCACTATTTTCCTTCCCTGGCCGATTACCAGGTCAATTACTATGATGCCTATACGCAGGTGAACCGCCAGTTTGCAGAAACCCTGGTGCCCCAGCTGCGGCCGGATGATACAGTCTGGATCCACGACTATCAGCTGATGCTGCTGCCGGAAATGCTCCGCGCACAACGTCCCGAAGCTACTATCGGCTTCTTCCTGCATATTCCTTTCCCTTCCTACGAGATCCTGCGGCTGATGCCCGGTGAATGGAAAGTATCCCTGATGAAAGGCCTGATGGGCGCTGATGTGGTAGGCTTTCATACGCACGACTATGTGCAGCATTTTATCCAGAGCGTGAAATTGCTGCTGGGAGCCGATAATTATTTTCACAATATCCAGTACCATAACAGGCTGGTCAAGGCCGACCTGTTCCCCATTGGCATTGATTATAAAAAATTCCATAAAGCAGCCTTTGATGCAGCAGTACTTGAATTGCGCAAGGAGGTAGAGAAGAATTTTGAGGGGAAGAAGATCATCTTTTCTGTAGACCGGCTGGACTATACCAAGGGCCTGATGGACCGCCTCATCGGTTTTGAATATTTCCTGAACCAGTACCCAGAATGGCAGAACAAAGTGATCTTCATCCTGAACGTAGTGCCTTCGCGGGACGAGATACAGGCTTATACCGAACGGAAAAAAGCCATCGAGGAAAAGATCGGCACCATCAATGGCAAGTTCTCTTCCATCAGCTGGCAGCCGGTGATCTACCGGTACAACCACCTTCCCTTTAATGAGCTGGCCGCCCTTTACCAGGCAGCCGATGTGGCCCTGATCACGCCTTTGCGGGACGGGATGAACCTGGTGGCCAAAGAATATGTGGCCAGCAGCGTTACACAAAGAGGGGTGCTGGTGCTCAGTGAGCTGGCTGGCGCCGCCAGTGAGCTTAATGAGGCCGTGATCGTTAATCCCACGGATATTGTGGATGTGGGCACCGCCATCCAGCGGGCGCTCACCATGCCGGTACCGGAACAGAAACAACGGATGGCCCTCATGCAGAAACGCCTGTCGGACTATGACGTGGTGAAATGGGTAACTGATTTTTTAGATCAACTGAATAATGTGAAAAAAGAACAGCAGAAACAACAGACAAAATTACTGGACGATCATATTGTTGACAATATCCACCGCAGCTACCAGCAGGCCGCCAAACGCATGCTGCTGCTGGATTATGATGGCACCCTGGTGCCCTTTGCACGGCTGCCGCAGGAGGCCATGCCTACGCCCGCTTTGAAAGAGCTTTTGGGTAAACTGGCCGCTGATCCCAAAAATGACGTGGTGATCATCAGCGGCAGGCAGGCCGATGTGCTGGAAGCCTGGCTGGGTGATCTGCCCCTGACCCTGGTGGCCGAACATGGCGCCAGCTTCAAGATGAAAGGGGATGTATGGCAGCAGCCGGTACCGGTATCGGACCAGTGGAAAGAAGAGATCAGGCCGGTAATGGCCATGTTCGTGAGCCGCTGTGTTGGCTCGTTCATAGAAGAAAAAACAAACACCATTGCCTGGCACTACCGCAATACCCATCCGGACCTTGGTTTCAGCCGCTCCCGCGAGCTGATCAATAACCTGTCCACCATGCTGCAGAATACCCTGCTGCAGGTGATTGATGGCAATAAAGTAGTAGAGGTCAGGATGCAGGGTTTTGATAAAGGGATCATGGCCATGCGCCTGGTAGGGGAGATGAACCCCGACTTTGTGCTGTGCATTGGCGATGACACCACCGATGAAGATATGTTCAAGGCATTGGGACAAAGCGGTTTTACGATCAAAGTGAGTAATGGTCCCACGGCAGCCCAGTACACGGTGCTGTCGCAGCAGAACGTACTGCCTTTACTCAACGAACTTACCGTACCATTAACCGCACAGCAATATGCCAATTCATAA
- a CDS encoding glycoside hydrolase family 15 protein has protein sequence MPIHKYNMGIVGNCSYLAYIDMQADVKWMCLPRFDSSFLFGSLLDEEKGGHFSITPATEGWTSRQYYIPNTNVLCTEFTAPDGSFVVKDCAPRMMIFERQFRPLMLVRKIELLSGEPAIRVRCEPRGDYGQLVPGISTGSNHIRYNGFGQQVRMTTDVSLAYILEQRPFILDQDHYVVLTYGTPLEAPLKETAEEFLRKTTLYWQQWIKSCYIPDIYQEEIIRSSLVLKLHQYEDTGGIIAAGTTSLPEFHDSTRNWDYRFCWFRDAHYTLRAFNQIGHFEELEKYFDFIHNILRNADNSLQPLYSITGEKDLEEINIDLHGYLGNRPVRVGNKAYVQVQHDVYGQVLVSLLPLYTDKRLGFTRRTGYRTIVPWLLKQIERTMTLPDSGLWEFRNREQVHTYTLLFHWAGAKAAYKIGAAFNDMELMQQASALVKAADKLLNESYDPIRKVYPQAIGTNDLDASTLAMVTMNYLDHNSDRAKQHIAALEKELLADHGLFYRYKHYDDFGFPETTFLVCAFWYVDALACVGRTDDAMENLNQILKFSNHLGIFSEDVHVDGSQWGNFPQTYSHVGLINAAFRIARKLDRADFL, from the coding sequence ATGCCAATTCATAAGTACAACATGGGCATTGTAGGCAACTGTTCCTACCTGGCCTATATCGACATGCAGGCAGACGTAAAGTGGATGTGTCTGCCCCGCTTTGACAGCAGCTTTCTCTTTGGTTCCTTACTGGATGAGGAGAAAGGCGGCCATTTCAGTATAACGCCTGCCACAGAAGGCTGGACCAGCCGCCAGTACTATATCCCCAATACCAATGTCCTCTGCACCGAGTTCACGGCGCCGGACGGCAGTTTTGTGGTAAAGGACTGTGCGCCGCGCATGATGATCTTTGAACGGCAGTTCCGGCCGCTGATGCTGGTCCGTAAGATAGAGCTGCTCAGTGGAGAACCCGCTATCCGCGTGCGTTGTGAGCCGCGTGGCGATTATGGCCAGCTGGTCCCCGGTATTTCCACCGGCAGCAACCATATCCGCTACAATGGTTTCGGGCAGCAGGTGCGCATGACCACCGACGTATCCCTGGCCTATATACTGGAACAAAGGCCCTTTATACTGGACCAGGACCATTATGTAGTGCTGACCTATGGCACCCCGCTGGAAGCCCCGCTGAAGGAAACAGCCGAAGAGTTCCTGCGCAAGACCACCCTCTACTGGCAGCAATGGATCAAGAGCTGTTATATCCCGGATATTTACCAGGAGGAGATCATCCGCAGTTCCCTGGTGCTGAAGCTGCACCAGTACGAAGACACCGGTGGCATCATTGCGGCTGGGACTACCAGTCTCCCGGAATTCCACGACAGCACCCGCAACTGGGACTACCGTTTCTGCTGGTTCCGCGATGCGCACTATACACTGCGGGCCTTTAACCAGATCGGCCACTTTGAAGAGCTGGAGAAATATTTCGACTTCATCCACAATATCCTGCGCAATGCAGACAATTCCCTGCAGCCCTTATACTCCATCACCGGTGAAAAAGACCTGGAGGAGATCAATATAGACCTGCATGGATACCTGGGCAACCGCCCCGTGCGGGTGGGCAACAAAGCCTATGTGCAGGTGCAGCATGATGTATACGGCCAGGTGCTGGTCAGCCTGCTGCCGCTCTACACAGACAAGCGGCTGGGCTTTACCCGCCGTACCGGCTACCGCACCATTGTGCCCTGGCTGCTGAAACAGATAGAGCGCACCATGACGCTGCCGGATTCCGGTCTCTGGGAATTCCGCAACCGCGAGCAGGTGCATACCTACACCTTGCTGTTCCACTGGGCCGGCGCCAAAGCCGCTTACAAGATCGGCGCAGCTTTCAACGATATGGAGCTGATGCAGCAGGCAAGCGCCCTGGTAAAAGCGGCCGATAAGCTGCTGAATGAATCTTACGATCCCATCCGGAAAGTATATCCCCAGGCCATCGGCACCAACGACCTGGACGCAAGCACCCTGGCCATGGTGACCATGAACTACCTGGACCATAACAGCGACCGGGCCAAACAGCATATTGCCGCCCTGGAAAAAGAGCTGCTGGCGGATCATGGCCTGTTCTACCGGTACAAGCACTATGATGATTTCGGTTTTCCCGAAACCACTTTCCTGGTCTGCGCCTTCTGGTATGTGGATGCACTGGCCTGTGTGGGCCGTACGGATGACGCCATGGAGAACCTGAACCAGATCCTCAAATTCAGCAACCATTTGGGTATCTTTAGCGAGGATGTGCATGTGGACGGTTCGCAATGGGGCAATTTCCCGCAGACCTACAGTCATGTGGGCCTGATCAATGCCGCTTTCCGGATTGCCCGTAAGCTGGACAGGGCCGATTTCCTGTAA
- the hutI gene encoding imidazolonepropionase, whose protein sequence is MATTLITNIKLLVNTRTDSPVLRGAALAELPCIPNAWLLIEDDEIADYGSMQQLDRHDLGTPIVDARGQLVLPAWCDSHTHLVFAGSRENEFVDKIRGLSYAEIAARGGGILHSARQLQEASEDELFNQAWKRLQEVSSQGTGAIEIKSGYGLTVASELKMLRVIRKLKERSRLTIKATFLGAHTYPPLFKDNHKGYIDQLIHEMLPVIAHEKLADFIDVFCEQGFFSPEETALICRAGMAVGLKPKIHANQLHASGGAQVGVELGAISVDHLETMDDAAIRSLASSGTIGTLLPTAAFFLRMPFQPARQLIDAGCAIALASDFNPGSSPSGNMNLVVAMSCIQMKMLPEEAVNAATLNGAHAMELGKELGSITKGKKANLIFTHPIPSLSYLPYAFGSPLISKVMIGGEWNQ, encoded by the coding sequence ATGGCCACCACACTTATCACCAATATTAAATTGCTGGTCAATACCCGCACAGATAGTCCTGTCCTGCGTGGTGCTGCACTGGCTGAATTGCCCTGTATTCCCAACGCCTGGCTGCTGATAGAGGACGACGAGATAGCAGACTATGGCAGTATGCAGCAGCTGGACCGGCATGACCTGGGCACTCCCATTGTGGACGCCCGTGGCCAGCTGGTATTGCCGGCCTGGTGCGATAGCCATACCCATCTTGTATTTGCCGGCAGCCGGGAAAATGAATTCGTAGACAAGATCCGGGGCCTAAGCTATGCAGAGATCGCAGCCAGGGGAGGCGGTATCCTGCATTCGGCCCGGCAGCTCCAGGAAGCCAGTGAAGATGAGCTGTTCAACCAGGCCTGGAAAAGATTACAGGAAGTGAGCAGCCAGGGAACCGGCGCCATTGAAATAAAAAGCGGTTATGGATTAACGGTAGCATCAGAACTGAAAATGCTGCGGGTGATCCGCAAGCTGAAAGAACGATCCCGGCTGACCATCAAAGCCACTTTCCTGGGCGCCCATACTTATCCGCCACTGTTTAAAGACAACCATAAAGGCTATATTGACCAGCTGATCCATGAAATGCTGCCTGTGATAGCCCATGAGAAGCTGGCGGATTTTATTGATGTGTTTTGCGAGCAGGGCTTCTTCTCACCGGAAGAAACGGCGCTGATCTGCCGGGCAGGCATGGCAGTAGGTCTCAAGCCTAAGATACATGCCAACCAGCTGCATGCATCCGGCGGCGCCCAGGTAGGCGTGGAGCTGGGCGCTATCAGTGTGGACCACCTGGAGACCATGGACGATGCCGCTATCCGGTCGCTCGCAAGCTCCGGTACTATCGGCACCCTGTTACCTACAGCCGCTTTTTTCCTGCGCATGCCCTTCCAGCCGGCCAGGCAACTGATTGACGCCGGTTGCGCCATAGCGCTGGCCAGCGATTTCAATCCCGGTTCCTCACCCAGCGGTAATATGAACCTGGTAGTGGCCATGAGCTGCATTCAGATGAAGATGCTGCCGGAAGAGGCCGTCAATGCGGCTACCCTCAACGGGGCACATGCCATGGAACTGGGAAAGGAACTGGGCAGCATTACCAAAGGGAAAAAAGCCAACCTGATTTTCACGCATCCTATCCCTTCTTTATCTTATCTTCCCTATGCATTTGGATCTCCGCTGATCAGCAAAGTAATGATCGGGGGAGAATGGAATCAGTAG
- a CDS encoding formimidoylglutamase: MKNFHYYDRQDVLNHTNIRRFETKLGESIQTIADNKSPNSWMESTAKYVLFGIPEDIGVRANHGVGGAASAWQSFLKAFLNIQSNDFFSGEEVLLLGHFDFSEAGRLIEQNAHDFEEKIDAYRHAVKMIDDEVEELVKNITAQQKIPIAIGGGHNNAYPLIKGAAKGLHKSGLLPLAQINCINLDAHTDFRPSEGRHSGNGFRYAEEDGYMQKYCVLGLHENYLPQNVWFDFVNNPFLDFITYEDIFIREKRNFIQSVAHAAGFTEDNYTGIELDLDSIQHTLSSAVTPSGISALHARQYITFLAQHSNAAYLHICEGAANLADGRRQETMGKLISYLVTDFVKR, from the coding sequence ATGAAAAACTTTCATTACTACGACAGACAGGATGTGCTCAACCATACCAATATCCGCCGCTTTGAGACCAAGCTCGGCGAATCCATACAGACCATTGCAGATAATAAATCGCCCAATTCCTGGATGGAATCCACGGCCAAATATGTGTTATTCGGCATTCCTGAAGACATTGGCGTCCGCGCCAATCATGGGGTAGGAGGGGCGGCCAGCGCCTGGCAGTCGTTCCTGAAAGCCTTTCTCAATATCCAGAGCAATGATTTTTTTTCCGGGGAAGAAGTGCTGCTGCTGGGGCATTTTGACTTTTCCGAGGCTGGCAGGCTCATTGAGCAGAACGCCCATGATTTTGAGGAGAAGATAGATGCCTATCGCCATGCCGTGAAAATGATAGACGACGAAGTGGAAGAGCTGGTCAAAAATATCACTGCCCAGCAGAAAATACCCATTGCCATCGGGGGCGGGCATAACAATGCCTACCCGCTGATCAAAGGCGCGGCCAAAGGCCTGCACAAATCCGGCCTGCTGCCCCTGGCGCAGATCAACTGCATTAACCTGGATGCACATACGGATTTCCGTCCTTCCGAAGGCCGCCACAGCGGTAACGGCTTCCGGTATGCCGAAGAAGACGGGTACATGCAAAAATATTGTGTCCTGGGGCTGCATGAAAACTACCTGCCCCAGAATGTATGGTTTGATTTTGTGAACAATCCCTTCCTGGATTTCATTACCTACGAGGATATCTTTATCCGGGAAAAAAGGAATTTTATACAGTCCGTAGCCCATGCCGCCGGCTTTACAGAAGACAATTACACCGGTATTGAACTGGACCTGGACAGCATCCAGCATACACTATCCAGCGCCGTTACCCCTTCTGGCATCAGCGCCCTGCATGCGCGCCAGTATATCACCTTCCTGGCACAGCATAGTAATGCCGCCTACCTGCATATCTGCGAAGGCGCCGCCAACCTGGCTGATGGACGCCGGCAGGAGACCATGGGCAAGCTGATCAGCTACCTGGTCACGGATTTTGTAAAACGATGA
- the hppD gene encoding 4-hydroxyphenylpyruvate dioxygenase, with product MSSTLQASSPVAANANDFLPLQGTDYVEFYVGNAKQAAHFYKTAFGFQSLAYAGPETGVKDRASYAVRQNKLTFVFTTPLRANNAIADHVYKHGDGVKCLALRVDDASSAWEETTKRGAKSYMKPLRQEDADGEVVISGIHTYGETVHLFIERKNYNGAFLPGYKAWDSQYNPTSTGLQYVDHCVGNVGWNQMNKWVSFYEEVMGFRNILSFDDNDISTEYSALMSKVMSNGNGFVKFPINEPAEGKKKSQVEEYLDFYDGEGCQHVALATNNIVETVTDLRNRGVEFLTIPTSYYDELQDRVGKIDEDMEPLKQLGILVDRDDEGYLLQIFTKPVEDRPTLFFEIIQRKGAKSFGKGNFKALFEAIEREQELRGNL from the coding sequence ATGTCATCAACATTGCAAGCCAGTTCACCCGTTGCTGCAAATGCCAACGATTTCCTGCCATTACAGGGTACTGATTACGTTGAATTCTATGTGGGTAACGCCAAACAGGCCGCCCATTTCTATAAAACCGCTTTTGGCTTCCAGTCGCTGGCCTATGCTGGCCCCGAGACCGGCGTAAAGGACCGGGCCAGCTATGCCGTCCGCCAGAACAAGCTCACTTTCGTATTCACTACGCCGTTACGCGCCAATAACGCCATTGCCGATCATGTGTACAAACATGGCGACGGTGTTAAATGCCTGGCTCTGCGCGTGGACGATGCCAGCAGCGCCTGGGAAGAGACCACCAAACGCGGCGCCAAAAGCTATATGAAGCCGCTGCGCCAGGAAGATGCTGATGGAGAAGTGGTAATAAGCGGTATCCATACCTATGGAGAAACCGTTCACCTTTTCATTGAAAGAAAGAACTATAATGGCGCTTTCCTGCCCGGTTACAAAGCCTGGGATTCACAGTATAATCCTACCAGCACCGGTCTCCAGTATGTGGACCATTGTGTAGGCAATGTAGGCTGGAACCAGATGAACAAATGGGTAAGTTTTTATGAAGAAGTGATGGGCTTCCGGAATATCCTGAGCTTTGACGATAATGATATCTCTACCGAGTACTCCGCACTGATGAGTAAAGTGATGAGCAACGGGAATGGCTTTGTCAAATTCCCGATCAACGAACCGGCGGAGGGCAAGAAAAAATCCCAGGTAGAAGAATACCTGGATTTCTATGATGGGGAAGGATGTCAGCACGTAGCCCTGGCCACCAATAATATTGTGGAAACGGTGACAGATCTCCGTAACCGCGGCGTGGAATTCCTGACCATCCCGACTTCTTACTATGATGAACTGCAGGACAGGGTAGGGAAGATAGACGAGGATATGGAACCGCTGAAACAACTGGGCATCCTGGTGGACCGGGACGATGAGGGCTACCTGCTGCAGATCTTCACCAAACCAGTAGAGGACAGGCCCACACTGTTCTTCGAGATCATCCAGCGCAAAGGCGCCAAAAGTTTCGGCAAGGGCAATTTCAAAGCCCTGTTTGAAGCCATTGAACGGGAGCAGGAACTGAGAGGCAACCTGTAA
- a CDS encoding L,D-transpeptidase family protein: MRSRILRYLLVVATTILVSTAANAQTAVSNFSFIEYQKSFPRPNDAWKRKEDTLMKQFQEKGLEWPARFMYLRSFKFDSKLEVWVKAARGDKFKLFKTYKVCALAGTLGPKRMKGDYQVPEGFYYINEFNPRSNYHLSLGLNYPNASDRILSDSLAPGGDIYIHGSCVTTGCIPITDQQIEELYILATHARSQGQDFIPVHIFPIDFNSAKSTDYLARYLKDFPEYRAMADKLKQAFLYFDRTQQIPVVMTTRKGSYEVEGDVPPPPVQEVKVVKKRAPRVVKEYAGEIANVVNNLPVYPGGSQAFQEFIDKVGKDMAAYLEEDQRKAYIMVEFVIDSTGKNHAVKVIKGGNDELNFHLAEAFEKMPAWAPAIRQDQKVAVKLKQSIYVEKEGSK, translated from the coding sequence GTGCGATCAAGAATCCTGAGATATCTACTGGTTGTAGCAACAACAATCCTCGTTTCTACAGCAGCGAATGCGCAGACTGCTGTCAGCAATTTCAGCTTTATTGAATACCAGAAATCCTTTCCCCGTCCCAATGACGCCTGGAAACGGAAAGAGGATACCCTTATGAAGCAGTTCCAGGAAAAAGGACTGGAATGGCCCGCCAGGTTCATGTACCTGCGTTCCTTCAAGTTCGACAGTAAACTGGAGGTCTGGGTAAAAGCTGCCCGTGGCGACAAGTTCAAGCTCTTCAAGACCTATAAGGTCTGTGCCCTGGCCGGGACCCTGGGTCCCAAACGCATGAAAGGCGATTACCAGGTGCCGGAAGGTTTCTATTATATCAACGAGTTCAATCCCCGCAGCAATTACCATTTGTCGCTGGGCCTTAACTATCCCAACGCCTCTGACAGGATCCTCAGTGATTCCCTGGCGCCAGGTGGGGATATCTATATTCACGGCAGCTGCGTGACCACCGGCTGTATCCCCATCACCGATCAGCAGATAGAAGAACTGTATATCCTGGCTACCCATGCCCGGAGCCAGGGACAGGACTTTATCCCGGTACATATTTTCCCAATCGACTTCAACTCCGCCAAAAGCACCGATTACCTGGCGCGGTACCTCAAGGATTTCCCCGAATACCGCGCTATGGCCGATAAACTGAAACAGGCATTCCTGTACTTTGACCGGACGCAACAGATCCCCGTGGTGATGACCACCCGTAAAGGATCCTATGAAGTGGAAGGGGATGTACCGCCGCCACCCGTACAGGAAGTCAAAGTGGTGAAGAAAAGAGCGCCACGGGTAGTAAAGGAATATGCTGGTGAAATAGCCAATGTGGTCAATAATCTCCCCGTATACCCCGGCGGCAGCCAGGCATTCCAGGAATTCATTGATAAGGTAGGGAAAGATATGGCCGCCTACCTGGAAGAAGACCAGCGGAAAGCCTATATAATGGTAGAGTTTGTAATTGATTCCACCGGTAAGAACCACGCCGTAAAAGTTATTAAGGGCGGCAATGATGAACTGAACTTCCACCTGGCCGAAGCCTTTGAAAAAATGCCCGCCTGGGCGCCGGCTATCCGGCAGGACCAGAAAGTGGCCGTGAAACTGAAACAGTCCATCTACGTGGAAAAAGAAGGATCGAAGTAA